One window of Trichoderma breve strain T069 chromosome 3, whole genome shotgun sequence genomic DNA carries:
- a CDS encoding DNA polymerase delta, subunit 4 domain-containing protein, producing MPTTRRAAAAARGRPGPAKGQSTISFTGRVTKAVPKDLKKAVTDTPAIAKTTIPERPASKGAVTKEEEEEKVVDVVADEPEVHEESEAEAEVEPVTEKAPEKTEAELKAEKITDAQIKSYWKAIEKVRKAPRVHQEDLDLGEKVLRYFDVSSQYGPCIGITRVKRWQRAERLGMKPPIEVLAVLLKEENKENDEVETAHMDRIMNATALST from the exons ATGCCTACCACCagacgagcagcagcggccgccCGGGGTCGTCCCGGCCCCGCCAAGGGACAGTCAACAATCAGCTTCACGGGCAGAGTTACAAAGGCTGTGCCAAAAGATCTGAAGAAGGCGGTGACAGACACTCCCGCGATTGCTAAGACTACCATCCCGGAGAGGCCAGCATCAAAGGGCGCAGTAaccaaggaggaagaggaggaaaaagtCGTCGATGTTGTCGCAGACGAGCCTGAAGTCCACGAGGAGtcggaggcggaggcggaaGTAGAACCTGTTACCGAAAAAGCCCCAGAGAAAACGGAAGCAGAGCTCAAGGCAGAGAAGATTACGGATGCTCAGATCAAGTCGTACTGGAAAGCGATTGAGAAGGTGCGCAAGGCGCCTCGAGTGCACCAGGAGGACCTTGACTTGGGCGAGAAAGTACTGCGATACTTTGATGTGAGCTCGCAGTATGGT CCTTGTATCGGAATCACTCGCGTGAAGCGATGGCAGCGAGCTGAGCGTCTTGGCATGAAGCCCCCGATTGAAGTTTTGGCGGTTCttttgaaagaggagaacaaggagaatGACGAAGTTGAGACTGCGCACATGGATCGGATAATGAATGCCACGGCTTTGTCCACATAA
- a CDS encoding septin domain-containing protein, translating to MATPSTITPSSHVGFDSITSQIERKLLKRGFQFNVICVGQTGLGKSTLINTIFASHLIDSKGRLQPDEPIRSTTEIQGVSHLIEENGVRLRLNIVDTPGYGDLVNNDRCWDPIVKYIKDQHSAYLRKELTAQRERYIPDTRIHCCLFFIQPSGHSLKPIDIVVLKKLSDVVNVVPVIAKADTLTVEERLEFKERIKAEFAFHNLKMFPYDNEEFDDEERALNQQIKSLVPFAVVGSEKNIIVNGKQVRGRQNRWGVINVEDENHCEFVYLRNFLLRTHLQDLIETTSQIHYETFRAKQLLALKESSAHGGGAASRPISPAADREMSRGSQRMGMNGY from the exons ATGGCCACTCCCTCCACCATCACGCCCTCCAGCCATGTCGGTTTCGACAGCATCACGTCGCAGATTGAGcgcaagctgctgaagcgcGGATTTCAGTTTAACGTTATTTGCGTTG GCCAGACTGGCTTGGGCAAGTCGACgctcatcaacaccatcttcGCCTCGCACCTCATCGACTCAAAGGGTCGTCTGCAGCCCGACGAGCCTATTCGCTCCACCACCGAGATTCAGGGGGTCTCTCACCTCATTGAGGAGAACGGTGTCCGTTTGAGGCTCAACATTGTTGATACCCCTGGATACGGAGACCTCGTCAACAACGACCGCTGTTGGGATCCCATCGTCAAGTACATCAAGGACCAGCACTCCGCGTACCTGCGAAAGGAGCTTACCGCTCAGCGAGAGCGTTACATCCCCGACACGCGCATTCACTGCTGCCTGTTCTTCATCCAGCCTTCTGGCCACTCTCTCAAGCCCATCGATATCGtcgtcttgaagaagctgtccgATGTTGTCAACGTTGTGCCCGTCATTGCCAAGGCGGATACCCTGACTGTCGAGGAGCGATTGGAATTCAAGGAGCGTATCAAGGCCGAGTTTGCCTTCCACAACCTCAAGATGTTCCCGTACGATAACGAGGAgtttgacgacgaggagcgaGCTTTGAACCAGCAGATCAAG AGCTTGGTTCCTTTTGCGGTTGTTGGCTCTGAGAAGAACATCATTGTCAACGGCAAGCAGGTCCGCGGTCGTCAGAACCGCTGGGGCGTCATCAACGTTGAGGATGAGAACCACTGCGAATTCGTCTACCTGCGAAACTTTTTGCTCCGAACCCACCTCCAGGACCTTATCGAGACCACCTCTCAGATCCACTACGAGACATTCCGCgccaagcagctgcttgcGCTGAAGGAGAGCAGCGCACACGGTGGTGGTGCCGCCAGCAGACCGATCAGCCCTGCGGCTGACCGTGAGATGAGCCGGGGCTCCCAGCGAATGGGCATGAACGGATACTAA
- a CDS encoding coA binding domain-containing protein produces MSGSKDLLSANDRIQRFAAPSRPLSPLPAHALFSEKTRCFVYGLQPRAVQGMLDFDFICKRKTPSVAGIIYTFGGQFVSKMYWGTSETLLPVYQQVDKAIAKHPDVDVVVNFASSRSVYSSTMELMECPQIKTIAIIAEGVPERRAREIAHVAKKKGVTIIGPATVGGIKPGSFKIGNTGGMMDNIVASKLYRKGSVGYVSKSGGMSNELNNIISQNTDGVYEGVAIGGDRYPGTTFIDHLLRYQADPDCKILVLLGEVGGVEEYKVIDAVKQGIITKPIVAWAIGTCASMFKTEVQFGHAGSFANSQLETATVKNQSMRDAGFHVPKTFEDMPAVLKEVYDKLVKEGTIVPRAEPVVPKIPIDYSWAQELGLIRKPAAFISTISDDRGQELLYAGMPISDVFKEEIGVGGVMSLLWFRRRLPDYASKFLEMVLMLTADHGPAVSGAMNTIITTRAGKDLISALVSGLLTIGSRFGGALDGAAEEFTKAFDKNLSPRDFVDSMRKQNKLIPGIGHRIKSRNNPDLRVELVKEYVKAKFPSHKLLDYALAVETVTTSKKDSLILNVDGCIAVCFVDLMRNCGAFSAEEAEDYLSMGVLNGLFVLGRSIGLIAHFLDQKRLRTGLYRHPWDDITYLLPNLNEGQPSGQGRVEVQM; encoded by the exons ATGTCCGGTTCCAAGGATCTCCTGTCGGCCAACGACAGAATCCAGCGCTTTGCTGCTCCCAGCCGACCCCTCAGCCCTCTCCCCGCGCACGCTCTCTTCTCCGAGAAGACGCGATGCTTCGTCTACGGCCTGCAGCCCCGCGCCGTCCAGGGCATGCTGGATTTTGACTTCATCTGCAAGCGAAAGACTCCCTCTGTCGCCGGCATCATCTACACCTTTGGTGGCCAGTTCGTCAGCAAGATGTACTGGGGCACTAGCGAGACCCTGCTGCCCGTCTACCAGCAGGTTgacaaggccatcgccaAGCACCCCGAcgtcgacgtcgtcgtcaactttgcctcttctcgaAGTGTCTACAGCTCCACCATGGAATTGATGGAGTGCCCTCAGATCAAGACCATTGCAATTATTGCAGAGGGTGTTCCCGAGCGA CGAGCTCGTGAGATTGCTCACGtcgccaagaagaagggcgtcACCATCATTGGCCCCGCCACTGTCGGTGGCATCAAGCCCGGCAGCTTCAAGATTGGTAACACTGGTGGTATGATGGACAACATTGTTGCCTCCAAGTTGTACCGCAAGGGTTCCGTTGGCTACGTCTCCAAGTCCGGTGGTATGTCCAACgagctcaacaacatcatctcccagAACACCGACGGCGTCTACGAGGGTGTCGCCATTGGTGGTGACAGATATCCTGGCACCACTTTCATCGACCACTTGCTGCGATACCAGGCCGACCCAGACTGCAAGATCTTGGTCTTGCTTGGTGAGGTCGGTGGTGTCGAGGAGTACAAGGTGattgatgccgtcaagcAGGGCATCATTACCAAGCCCATTGTCGCCTGGGCCATTGGTACCTGCGCCAGCATGTTCAAGACCGAGGTTCAGTTCGGCCACGCTGGTTCTTTTGCCAACTCACAGCTCGAGACTGCCACTGTCAAGAACCAGTCTATGCGCGACGCCGGCTTCCACGTCCCCAAGACTTTCGAGGACATGCCCGCCGTTCTCAAGGAGGTCTACGACAAGCTCGTCAAGGAGGGCACCATTGTCCCCCGCGCCGAGCCCGTTGTCCCCAAGATCCCCATCGACTACTCTTGGGCCCAGGAGCTCGGCCTTATCCGAAAGCCCGCTGCCTTCATTTCCACCATTTCTGACGACCGTGGCCAGGAGCTGCTTTACGCCGGCATGCCCATCTCCGATGTTttcaaggaggagattggtGTCGGTGGTGTCATGTCTCTGCTGTGGTTCCGCCGCAGACTGCCCGACTACGCCTCCAAGTTTTTGGAGATGGTTCTCATGCTTACTGCCGACCACGGTCCCGCCGTCTCTGGTGCCATgaacaccatcatcaccacccgTGCCGGCAAGGACTTGATCAGCGCCCTTGTCTCTGGTCTGTTGACCATTGGTTCCCGCTTCGGTGGTGCCCTTGACGGCGCCGCTGAGGAGTTCACCAAGGCTTTCGACAAGAACCTCAGCCCCCGTGACTTCGTCGACAGCATGCGCAAGCAGAACAAGCTCATTCCCGGTATTGGTCACCGTATCAAGTCGCGAAATAACCCCGACTTGCgtgttgagcttgtcaaggaGTAcgtcaaggccaagttccCCAGCCACAAGCTGCTCGACTACGCTCTGGCCGTCGAGACCGTCACAACTTCCAAGAAGGACAGCCTGATCCTCAACGTTGACGGCTGCATTGCCGTGTGCTTCGTCGACCTGATGCGCAACTGCGGCGCCTTCTCCgccgaagaggccgaggactACCTTTCCATGGGTGTTCTCAACGGTCTGTTCGTCCTCGGCCGAAGCATTGGTCTCATTGCCCACTTCCTCGACCAGAAGAGACTGCGCACCGGTCTGTACCGTCACCCCTGGGATGACATCACCTACCTGCTGCCCAACCTCAACGAGGGCCAGCCCAGTGGCCAGGGTAGAGTGGAGGTCCAGATGTAA
- a CDS encoding WD domain, g-beta repeat domain-containing protein, with protein sequence MAAMATAFLPRLASPLSFSVSRWATFYTTQYTLKFLPALSIAVPGVTINIPGLLGDIWESVLRAVPKNKVSHSKKRSRQMAGKALKDVNHLCKCPGCGEVKRTHRLCQNCLEAHITDIFSLAATPRTLLSASGSSTLHVHDTTDPSFPLRQSIPDAHKLGCHHVCTSRNGLYAASAGFGGEVKIWELNKETGDWSSGGEITGPTVKPGEVWAIALSEDGGYLASTTNDGRINVWDVADQSKAKIREYETGSAGSGSFGMCVDLSRDGKFTASGHQNGSVYVFNNDTGRILYSLSGLAKPVRAVAISPAGTRVAAAGDAGIIAIYDTKHGEHVGNLTGHSSWITSLDWSDTGEYLLSGSMDGKVKVWSIERSVCVATHSETDKALWAVRWLPKTGRSEMFCTAGANRSISFYREATGS encoded by the exons atggctgccatggccaccgCTTTCCTCCCCAGACTGGCGtcgcctctctctttctctgttTCCCGCTGGGCGACTTTCTACACCACACAATATACCCTCAAGTTCCTTCCAGCGCTATCAATCGCCGTCCCCGgcgtcaccatcaacatcccCGGACTGCTAGGCGATATTTGGGAATCAGTCTTGCGGGCAGTCCCCAAGAACAAGGTTTCACACTCTAAGAAGAGATCAAGGCAGATGGCTGGAAAGGCTCTTAAGGACGTCAATCATCTGTGCAAGTGTCCCGGCTGCGGAGAGGTCAAGAGGACGCACAGGCTATGCCAGAACTGCTTAGAAG CCCACATCACAGACATCTTCTCACTGGCCGCAACGCCAAGGACATTGCTCTCGGCCAGCGGCTCTTCAACGCTTCATGTCCATGACACTACGGACCCTTCCTTTCCTCTGAGGCAGTCCATTCCTGACGCCCACAAACTAGGCTGCCACCATGTCTGCACATCACGCAACGGCCTGTATGCTGCCAGTGCTGGCTTCGGGGGTGAGGTCAAGATATGGGAGCTGAACAAGGAGACTGGAGACTGGAGCAGCGGCGGTGAAATCACGGGCCCAACTGTCAAGCCAGGTGAAGTGTGGGCGATTGCTCTCAGCGAAGACGGAGGCTATCTGGCAAGCACTACAAATGACGGCAGGATCAATGTATGGGATGTCGCAGACCAGAGTAAAGCCAAGATTCGGGAGTATGAGACTGGGAGCGCGGGTTCAGGCAGCTTTGGCATGTGCGTGGATCTcagcagagatggaaagTTTACAGCCAGCGGGCACCAGAATGGTTCCGTCTACGTGTTCAACAATGACACAGGAAGAATTCTATACTCCTTGTCTG GCCTCGCCAAACCTGTCCGAGCCGTAGCAATCTCGCCTGCTGGCACCAGGGTGGCTgcagctggtgatgctggcaTCATTGCCATATACGATACAAAGCACGGCGAACACGTCGGCAACTTGACGGGACACTCATCATGGATCACTTCACTGGACTGGAGCGACACTGGTGAGTATCTGCTGAGCGGCTCCATGGACGGCAAAGTGAAGGTGTGGTCAATCGAGCGCAGTGTTTGTGTTGCAACACATAGCGAGACGGACAAGGCACTCTGGGCCGTTCGGTGGCTGCCCAAGACTGGGCGCAGCGAGATGTTTTGCACGGCCGGCGCAAACAGGAGCATTTCATTCTACAGGGAGGCGACAGGCAGCTAG
- a CDS encoding glucanosyltransferase domain-containing protein: protein MLMQSALVALAATVVGAVKPLSIKGTDFVDDDGNKFQLVGVAYQPGGSAGYNPKAGKDPLSDADTCLRDAALLQVMGVNAIRVYNLDPNLNHDECASIFNAAGMYMILDVNSPLVGEAITSFEPWTSYYEAYSNRTFAIAEAFSNYPNTLLFFSGNEVINDVPSAEFVPPYLRAVTRDLKNYIKKNIKRQVPVGYSAADVREVLWDTWNYMQCSEDGDANDMSRADVFAINSYSWCGPDATYQSSSYDVLTENFSNTSIPVFFSEYGCNTPMPRYWNETQAIYGPEMTPVFSGGVVYEYTEEENHYGLVNITGDTLQILGDYNRLKAQLAKINWEKVQTQKATTKAPAPPKCNSKLIQVKGFDNNFTLPVPPPGVQGLIDNGISHKPKGALVKISDWNVKLNVEDAEGNKITGLKVVPLDDDESNWSGKNSADTGASNSTSSDKDSSSSSSNNSSSKSDTKDKDSAAAWMRPVSVALALPLVAMFFI, encoded by the exons ATGCTT ATGCAATCTGCTCTTGTGGCTCTTGCCGCCACCGTCGTGGGAGCCGTCAAGCCTCTCTCTATCAAGGGAACCGACTtcgttgacgatgacggcaaCAAGTTCCAGCTTGTTGGTGTTGCGTACCAGCCCGGCGGCAGTGCAGGATACAACCCCAAGGCGGGCAAGGATCCTCTCAGCGATGCCGATACCTGCCTGCGTGATGCCGCTCTTCTGCAGGTCATGGGTGTCAACGCCATTCGCGTCTACAACCTCGACCCCAACCTGAACCACGACGAGTGCGCTAGTATCTTCAATGCC GCTGGCATGTACATGATCCTAGATGTCAACTCTCCTCTGGTCGGCGAGGCTATCACCTCGTTCGAGCCCTGGACCAGCTACTATGAAGCCTACTCTAACCGCACCTttgccatcgccgaggcCTTCAGCAACTATCCTAAcaccttgctcttcttctccggaAACGAAGTCATCAATGACGTCCCTTCCGCCGAATTCGTGCCCCCCTATCTTCGTGCCGTCACCCGTGACCTGAAGAACTacatcaagaagaacatcaagcGCCAAGTTCCCGTTGGCTACTCGGCTGCTGACGTCCGCGAGGTTCTTTGGGACACCTGGAACTACATGCAGTGCTCCGAGGACGGCGATGCCAATGACATGAGCCGTGCCGATGTCTTCGCCATTAACTCGTACAGCTGGTGCGGCCCAGATGCCACCTACCAGAGCTCGTCCTACGATGTCTTGACCGAGAACTTCAGCAACACCTCTATtcccgtcttcttctctgaaTACGGCTGCAACACCCCCATGCCCCGCTACTGGAACGAGACGCAGGCCATCTATGGCCCCGAAATGACCCCCGTCTTTTCCGGCGGTGTCGTTTACGAGTACACTGAGGAGGAAAACCACTACGGCCTTGTTAACATCACTGGCGACACCCTGCAGATCCTCGGCGACTACAACCGTCTCAAGGCCCAGCTTGCCAAGATCAACTGGGAGAAGGTCCAGACGCAAAAGGCCACCACCAAGGCCCCGGCTCCTCCAAAGTGCAACTCCAAGCTCATCCAGGTCAAGGGTTTCGACAACAACTTCACCCTGCCCGTCCCCCCTCCCGGCGTTCAGGGCCTCATCGACAACGGCATCAGCCACAAGCCCAAGGGTGCCCTGGTCAAGATCTCCGACTGGAACGTCAAGCTCAACGTCGAGGATGCTGAGGGCAACAAGATCACCGGCCTCAAGGTTGTTCCCctcgatgacgatgagagCAACTGGAGCGGCAAGAACTCGGCCGACACCGGCGCTAGCAACAGCACCTCGAGCGACAAGgattcttcctcttcctcctccaacaaCTCGTCATCTAAGAGCGACACCAAGGATAAGGACAGTGCCGCTGCTTGGATGCGCCCTGTTTCGGTGGCCCTTGCTCTGCCCTTGGTGGCCATGTTCTTTATCTAA
- a CDS encoding ribosomal protein l30p/L7e domain-containing protein, with protein sequence MSFFRITLHRSAIGLPERTRGVLQALGLRRRMQTVFHPAEPQFAGMIMKVKELVRVQEVERRLTKREVKAERTPDKGFYVERAVQRM encoded by the coding sequence atgtcCTTTTTCCGCATCACCCTCCACCGCTCGGCCATTGGTCTCCCCGAGCGCACCCGCGGCGTGCTCCAGGCGCTCGGCCTGCGGCGGCGCATGCAGACCGTCTTCCACCCCGCGGAGCCGCAGTTCGCCGGCATGATCATgaaggtcaaggagctggtgCGCGTGCAGGAGGTGGAGCGGAGGCTGACCAAGCGGGAGGTCAAGGCGGAGAGGACGCCGGATAAGGGGTTTTACGTGGAGAGGGCGGTGCAGCGGATGTGA
- a CDS encoding guanylate kinase domain-containing protein: MATPPPDRRPIVVSGPSGVGKGTLYGLLFERHPDTFCLSVSHTTRDPRPGEEHAVHYHFVKMEDFEDLIAKDGFVEHAKYGRNRYGTSKMTIEEQTKKGKVVLLDIEMEGVKQIKNSGIDARYIFVSPPSIETLEQRLRGRGTETEQSIQERLAQAQKELDFSKTPGVHDIIIVNDDLEASYKKFEEFVYSPQQ; this comes from the exons ATGGCCACTC ctcctcctgaCCGCCGCCCCATCGTCGTCTCCGGCCCCTCGGGCGTCGGCAAGGGAACTCTCTACGGCCTGCTCTTCGAACGCCACCCAGACACCTTCTGCCTCTCCGTCTCGCACACCACCCGCGACCCTCGCCCCGGTGAGGAGCACGCCGTCCACTACCACTTCGTCAAGATGGAGGACTTTGAGGACCTCATTGCCAAGGACGGCTTCGTCGAGCACGCAAAGTACGGCCGCAACCGCTACGGCACCAGCAAGATGACCATTGAGGAGCAGaccaagaagggcaaggtcGTCCTGCTGGACATTGAGATGGAG GGAGTCAAGCAAATCAAAAACTCCGGCATTGATGCCCGCTACATCTTCGtctcccctccatccatcGAAACCCTGGAGCAGCGCCTGCGGGGTCGAGGCACTGAGACAGAGCAGAGCATCCAGGAGAGACTGGCCCAGGCCCAAAAGGAGCTCGACTTTTCAAAGACACCCGGCGTTCAcgacatcatcattgtcaacgACGACCTTGAGGCGTCCTACAAGAAGTTCGAGGAGTTTGTCTACAGCCCTCAACAGTAA
- a CDS encoding putative queuosine, q, salvage protein family domain-containing protein, translating into MSDDEVDLELLALLRQHLQGVSIKDEEPETGVLPDAEYVYNHGIDVAIDMQSTKRAAESIYAQMQEKSYSTSTWSSHELHPKAKDEATAAFIFTMDLLNFSFWSELPDDERFSIEYKGKRWTGYWSLVAAMQRALEEDIPITDPHFWQNEEECNLESLRHVFRSCTEEEMPLLQERLDCLRESGNVLYSKYDCSVVNLISAANGSAAQLVNLLARDFDCFRDEHPFEGRRNPIRIMKRAQIFVADIWACFEGKSYGEFRDIDKITMFADYRVPQILSTLGALYIGPQIHAAIRDKKLIESGSKWEIQLRACSIWCVELIRREIQKAHPDTHVNAILIDFFLYDTMKEMEAAGKETIPHHRTRSIWY; encoded by the exons ATGTCGGATGACGAGGTAGatctcgagcttctcgctcttcttcgccagcaCCTGCAAGGCGTCTCCATCAAAGACGAAGAGCCTGAGACAGGCGTCCTGCCCGACGCCGAATACGTCTACAACCATGGAATCGACGTAGCCATCGACATGCAGTCGACAAAGCGAGCCGCAGAGTCCATTTATGCGCAGATGCAAGAGAAGAGCTATTCCACCTCCACCTGGTCGTCGCACGAGCTGCatcccaaggccaaggatgaggccaccgccgccttcatcttcaccatggACCTGCTCAACTTTTCGTTCTGGTCTGAGCTGCCTGATGATGAGAGGTTTTCTATTGAGTACAAGGGGAAGCGGTGGACGGGGTACTGGAGTCTTGTGGCAGCCATGCAGAGGGCCCTTGAAGAAG ACATACCCATTACGGATCCCCATTTCTGGCAGAATGAGGAAGAGTGCAACCTGGAATCTCTCAGACACGTCTTTAGATCCTGCacagaggaagagatgcCTCTTCTCCAGGAGCGACTGGACTGTCTCCGAGAAAGCGGAAACGTGCTCTACAGC AAATATGATTGCTCTGTTGTCAACCTCATTTCCGCAGCCAACGGCTCCGCGGCCCAGCTCGTCAACCTGCTTGCCCGAGATTTTGACTGCTTCAGAGACGAGCACCCCTTTGAGGGCAGACGCAACCCCATTCGCATCATGAAGCGCGCTCAGATTTTCGTGGCCGACATATGGGCTTGCTTCGAGGGCAAGTCATATGGCGAGTTCCGtgacattgacaagattACAATGTTTGCCGACTATCGTGTGCCTCAGATCCTCTCTACCCTCGGCGCATTGTACATTGGTCCGCAGATCCACGCGGCGATCCGCGATAAGAAACTTATTGAAAGCGGAAGCAAGTGGGAGATTCAACTACGAG CTTGCAGTATTTGGTGTGTTGAGTTGATACGGAGGGAGATCCAGAAGGCACATCCCGATACCCACGTCAATGCTATTCTGATTGACTTCTTCCTTTACGACACAatgaaagagatggaagcagcGGGCAAAGAAACTAttcctcatcatcgaacACGCAGCATCTGGTACTGA
- a CDS encoding ATP citrate lyase citrate-binding domain-containing protein: MSAKAIFEADGKAILNYHLTRAPVIKPSPLPAPTTHNPPSRLASLHFPEDAAVEDVLNQAEVTYPWLLQDGAKFVAKPDQLIKRRGKSGLLALNKTWAEAKAWVAERAGKEQKVEHTVGVLRQFLVEPFVPHPQDTEYYININSVRDGDWILFTHEGGVDVGDVDAKAEKLLIPVDLSEYPSNEEIAATLLKKVPAGLHNVLVDFITRLYAVYVDCQFTYLEINPLVVIPNEDKTSAAVHFLDLAAKLDQTADFECGVKWAIARSPAALGLTNVAGGDKVSIDAGPPIEFPAPFGRELSKEEAFIAELDAKTGASLKLTVLNPAGRIWTLVAGGGASVVYADAIASAGFADELANYGEYSGAPTESQTYHYARTVLDLMLRAPMSEQGKVLFIGGGIANFTNVASTFKGVIRALRDFAPQLIEHNVQIWVRRAGPNYQEGLKNMQSATQELGLNAKIFGPEMHVSGIVPLALIPGKWEASGVEEFKA; encoded by the exons ATGTCCGCCAAAGCGATTTTCGAAGCCGATGGCAAGGCCATTCTCAACTACCACCTGACCCGTGCTCCCGTCATCAAGCCGAGTCCTCTCCCTGCGCCCACCACTCACAACCCTCCCTCCAGACTGGCCTCGCTGCATTTCCCtgaggatgctgctgttgaggacGTTCTGAACCAGGCTGAGGTCACCTACCCTTGGCTGCTCCAGGATGGTGCCAAGTTCGTTGCAAAGCCCGATCAGCTCATCAAGCGACGAGGCAAGAGCGGCCTGCTGGCTCTCAACAAGACCTGGGCTGAGGCCAAGGCTTGGGTTGCTGAGCGAGCTGGTAAGGAGCAAAAGGTTGAGCACACAGTTGGCGTTCTGCGTCAGTTCCTGGTCGAGCCCTTTGTTCCTCACCCCCAAGACACAGAGTActacatcaacatcaactcAGTCCGTGAT GGTGACTGGATTCTCTTCACTCACGAGGGTGGTGTCGATGTCGGTGATGTCGacgccaaggctgagaagctCCTGATCCCCGTCGATCTCTCAGAGTACCCTTCCAACGAGGAGATTGCCGCTACCCTCCTCAAGAAGGTTCCCGCTGGTCTTCACAATGTCCTGGTTGACTTCATCACTCGGCTGTATGCCGTCTATGTGGACTGCCAGTTCACCTACCTTGAGATCAACCCCTTGGTCGTGATCCCCAACGAGGACAAGACCTCTGCTGCCGTTCACTTCCTGGATCTTGCTGCCAAGCTCGACCAGACTGCCGACTTCGAGTGCGGTGTCAAGTGGGCTATTGCCCGATCTCCCGCCGCTCTTGGCCTCACCAACGTGGCCGGCGGCGACAAGGTTAGCATCGATGCTGGCCCCCCGATCGAGTTTCCCGCTCCCTTTGGCCGTGAGCtctccaaggaggaggctttCATCGCCGAGCTGGATGCCAAGACTGGTGCTTCCCTGAAGCTCACTGTCCTGAACCCCGCTGGTCGCATCTGGACTCTGGTtgccggtggtggtgcttCCGTCGTCTACGCTGATGCCATTGCCTCAGCTGGCTTCGCCGACGAGCTCGCCAACTACGGTGAATACTCCGGTGCTCCTACCGAGTCCCAGACCTACCACTACGCCCGAACTGTCCTGGACCTGATGCTGCGTGCTCCCATGTCCGAGCAGGGCAAGGTCCTCTTCATTGGTGGCGGTATTGCCAACTTCACCAACGTCGCCAGCACCTTCAAGGGTGTCATCCGCGCTCTCCGCGACTTCGCTCCCCAGCTGATCGAGCACAACGTGCAGATCTGGGTGCGCCGTGCCGGCCCCAACTACCAGGAGGGTCTGAAGAACATGCAGTCTGCCACACAGGAGCTTGGTCTCAACGCCAAGATCTTCGGCCCCGAGATGCACGTCTCGGGTATCGTGCCCTTGGCTCTCATCCCCGGCAAGTGGGAGGCCAGCGGTGTCGAGGAGTTCAAGGCTTAG